The Mesorhizobium sp. M1D.F.Ca.ET.043.01.1.1 genome contains a region encoding:
- a CDS encoding threonine/serine dehydratase — translation MLNTTTGTSDKGAITRERIAAVEPRIRPYIRHTPVMRVDMADFGRPPFPVDLKLECLQHSGSFKARGAFTNLLERQVPEAGVVAASGGNHGAAVAYAAMKLGHKATIFVPEVSSPAKLERIRGYGAELVVGGARYAEALAASEDFAERTGALQIHAFNQEETLIGQGTLGLEIDADLPDLDTLLVAVGGGGLIGGIAAWFSGRIRIIAIEPEGAPTLYRAFEAGEPVDAPAEGIAADSLAPKRVGEMMFPIAEAFVERSILVGDDDIVAAQKALWDRARIIAEPGGAAAFAALLSGRYAPASGERVAVLVCGSNTNPANF, via the coding sequence ATGTTGAACACAACCACGGGCACGTCGGACAAAGGGGCGATCACACGCGAGCGCATTGCCGCCGTGGAGCCGCGCATCCGCCCATACATCCGCCACACGCCGGTGATGCGCGTCGACATGGCCGATTTCGGCCGGCCGCCCTTCCCAGTCGATCTCAAGCTTGAATGCCTGCAGCATTCCGGCTCGTTCAAGGCGCGCGGCGCCTTCACCAACCTGCTGGAGCGGCAGGTACCGGAAGCCGGCGTCGTCGCGGCTTCAGGCGGCAATCATGGCGCCGCCGTCGCCTACGCCGCCATGAAGCTCGGGCACAAGGCCACCATTTTCGTGCCCGAGGTCAGCTCGCCGGCGAAGCTCGAGCGCATCCGCGGCTATGGCGCCGAACTGGTCGTCGGCGGCGCGCGCTACGCCGAGGCGCTGGCCGCCAGCGAGGATTTTGCCGAAAGGACCGGCGCCTTGCAGATCCATGCCTTCAACCAGGAAGAGACGCTCATCGGCCAGGGCACGCTCGGCCTCGAGATCGATGCCGACCTGCCCGATCTCGACACGCTTCTCGTCGCCGTCGGCGGCGGCGGTTTGATCGGCGGCATCGCCGCCTGGTTCTCGGGTCGCATCCGCATCATCGCCATCGAGCCTGAGGGCGCGCCGACGCTTTACCGCGCCTTCGAGGCAGGCGAGCCGGTCGACGCGCCGGCTGAGGGCATCGCCGCCGATTCGCTGGCGCCGAAGCGTGTCGGCGAGATGATGTTCCCGATCGCGGAGGCCTTCGTCGAGCGCTCGATTCTGGTCGGCGACGACGACATCGTGGCCGCCCAGAAGGCGCTCTGGGATCGCGCCCGAATCATCGCCGAGCCCGGCGGGGCGGCCGCCTTTGCAGCGCTGCTTTCCGGCCGCTACGCGCCGGCTTCCGGCGAGCGCGTGGCCGTGCTTGTCTGCGGCTCCAACACGAATCCCGCGAATTTCTGA
- a CDS encoding metalloregulator ArsR/SmtB family transcription factor: MQEVEILKAIANERRLQILDWLKDPRAHFPRQADGDLVEDGVCALLIAEKLGITQATLSEHMRVLTQAGLLSAKRTKQWIFYRRDEERIAEAKALIQQRI, from the coding sequence ATGCAAGAGGTTGAAATCTTGAAGGCGATCGCCAACGAGCGCAGGCTGCAGATCCTCGATTGGCTGAAGGATCCGCGCGCGCATTTCCCGCGCCAGGCCGATGGCGATCTGGTCGAGGACGGCGTCTGCGCGCTGCTGATCGCCGAAAAGCTCGGCATCACCCAGGCGACGCTCAGCGAGCATATGCGCGTCTTGACCCAGGCGGGCCTGCTCAGCGCCAAGCGCACCAAACAATGGATATTCTATCGCCGCGACGAGGAGAGGATCGCCGAAGCGAAGGCCCTGATCCAGCAGAGGATCTAG
- the lysA gene encoding diaminopimelate decarboxylase codes for MNHFDYRDGVLHAEDVAIPDIAASVGTPFYCYSTATLTRHFRVFKEAFAGLDALVCYAMKANSNQAVLKTLARQGAGADVVSEGELRRALAAGIPASKILFSGVGKTAREMDFALTAGILCFNVESEPELELLSARATALGKTAPVSLRINPDVDARTHKKISTGKAENKFGIPWQRAREVYARAAELPGIRVTGIDTHIGSQITELQPFDDAFALLVELVGVLRADGHAIEHVDLGGGLGIPYRVDNSPPPLPDAYAEIVRKHVTRLGLKVMFEPGRLIVGNAGILVSEVIYVKEGDARNFLVVDAAMNDLIRPTLYDAFHDIKPVVQPPAATPRMKVDVVGPVCETGDFIGLDRDLPSLKAGDLIAVATAGAYGAVQAGTYNTRLLVPEILVDGDRFHVVRPRQTYEELIGLDSLPDWLK; via the coding sequence GTGAACCATTTCGACTACCGCGACGGCGTGCTCCACGCCGAAGATGTGGCGATCCCCGACATCGCCGCCAGCGTCGGCACGCCCTTCTACTGCTACTCGACCGCGACGCTGACCAGGCATTTCCGCGTCTTCAAAGAAGCGTTTGCCGGGCTCGACGCGCTGGTCTGTTACGCAATGAAGGCCAACTCCAACCAGGCCGTGCTGAAGACGCTGGCCAGGCAAGGGGCCGGCGCCGACGTGGTGTCGGAAGGCGAATTGCGCCGGGCGCTGGCAGCCGGCATCCCCGCGAGCAAGATCCTGTTTTCGGGCGTCGGCAAGACCGCGCGGGAAATGGATTTTGCCCTCACCGCCGGCATCCTCTGCTTCAACGTCGAATCCGAGCCGGAGTTGGAACTGCTGTCGGCGCGCGCAACCGCGCTCGGCAAGACGGCGCCGGTCTCGCTGCGCATCAATCCGGATGTCGATGCCAGGACCCACAAGAAGATCTCCACCGGCAAGGCGGAGAACAAGTTCGGCATTCCGTGGCAGCGGGCGCGCGAGGTCTATGCCCGCGCGGCGGAGCTTCCCGGTATCCGGGTGACCGGCATCGACACCCATATCGGCAGCCAGATCACCGAGCTGCAGCCCTTCGACGACGCCTTCGCGCTGCTGGTGGAACTCGTCGGCGTGCTGCGCGCCGATGGGCATGCCATCGAGCATGTCGATCTCGGCGGCGGCCTCGGCATCCCGTACCGCGTCGACAACAGCCCGCCGCCGCTGCCCGACGCCTATGCCGAGATCGTCAGGAAGCACGTCACCAGGCTCGGCCTGAAGGTGATGTTCGAGCCGGGCCGGCTGATCGTCGGCAATGCCGGCATCCTGGTTTCCGAAGTGATCTATGTGAAGGAAGGCGACGCCAGGAATTTCCTCGTCGTCGACGCCGCGATGAACGACCTGATCCGGCCGACGCTCTACGACGCCTTCCACGACATCAAGCCGGTGGTGCAGCCGCCGGCTGCCACGCCGCGCATGAAGGTCGATGTTGTCGGCCCCGTCTGCGAGACCGGCGATTTCATCGGTCTCGACCGTGATCTGCCCAGCCTGAAGGCCGGCGACCTCATCGCTGTCGCCACCGCCGGCGCCTATGGCGCGGTGCAGGCCGGCACCTACAACACGCGGCTCCTGGTGCCGGAAATTCTGGTCGACGGCGACCGCTTCCATGTCGTGCGACCGCGCCAGACTTATGAGGAGCTGATCGGGCTGGATTCGCTGCCCGACTGGCTGAAGTAG
- a CDS encoding lipoprotein yields the protein MTRGRILVTLALLAAVVTVTACGRRGGLDTPYEAAVEARKDAEKAKQPLPPEPEKPVKDKKFILDPLL from the coding sequence ATGACCCGAGGCAGGATTTTGGTGACGCTCGCGCTGCTCGCGGCGGTTGTCACCGTCACGGCCTGCGGCAGGAGGGGCGGCCTCGATACGCCTTACGAGGCTGCCGTTGAGGCCCGCAAGGATGCGGAAAAGGCGAAACAGCCGCTGCCGCCCGAGCCGGAGAAACCGGTCAAGGACAAGAAGTTCATTCTCGACCCCTTGCTCTAG
- the argH gene encoding argininosuccinate lyase, translated as MSDKKASNQMWGGRFASGPAAIMEAINASISFDRKLYAQDIRGSIAHSEMLAQTGIISAADQEKIAHGLNTILKEIEDGGFEFSTRLEDIHMNVEARLADLIGSAAGRLHTARSRNDQVAVDLRLWVKEECQRVARALKDLIAAFLERAEEHAATVMPGFTHLQAAQPVTFGHHCMAYVEMFGRDLSRVRDAIERMDESPLGAAALAGTSFSIDRHMTAKALGFREPMRNSLDSVSDRDFALEFLGVAAICGTHLSRLAEEIIIWSTPQFGFVRLSDSFSTGSSIMPQKKNPDAAELVRGKTGRINGHLVGLLTVMKGMPLTYGKDMQEDKESVFDAAETLDLMLAATTGMVRDMTVNAAAMKKAAGAGHATATDLADWLVRNLSLPFREAHHVTGRAVALAEEKKVGLEKLSLEDLRSIHPGITEGIFSVLAVQNSVKSRVSFGGTAPSEVKKQIRYWKKRLAKA; from the coding sequence ATGAGCGACAAGAAGGCCAGCAACCAGATGTGGGGCGGACGTTTTGCCTCGGGTCCCGCCGCGATCATGGAAGCGATCAACGCGTCGATCTCCTTCGACCGCAAACTCTACGCGCAGGACATCCGCGGATCGATCGCCCACAGCGAGATGCTGGCGCAAACGGGCATTATTTCGGCGGCCGATCAAGAAAAAATCGCTCACGGCCTGAACACGATCCTGAAAGAGATCGAAGACGGCGGGTTCGAATTCTCGACCAGGCTCGAAGACATCCACATGAATGTCGAGGCGCGCCTGGCCGACCTGATCGGCTCGGCCGCCGGGCGGCTTCACACCGCCCGCTCGCGCAACGACCAGGTGGCCGTCGATCTGAGGCTCTGGGTCAAGGAGGAATGCCAGCGCGTCGCCCGGGCGCTGAAGGATCTGATCGCCGCTTTCCTCGAACGCGCCGAGGAGCATGCCGCTACCGTCATGCCGGGCTTCACCCACTTGCAGGCCGCGCAGCCTGTGACCTTCGGCCATCATTGCATGGCCTATGTCGAGATGTTCGGCCGCGACCTCTCGCGCGTCCGGGACGCCATCGAGCGCATGGACGAAAGCCCGCTGGGCGCCGCTGCCCTTGCCGGCACCAGCTTTTCCATCGACCGCCACATGACGGCGAAGGCGCTCGGCTTCCGCGAGCCGATGCGCAATTCGCTCGACAGCGTTTCCGATCGCGACTTCGCGCTCGAGTTCTTGGGCGTCGCCGCGATCTGCGGCACGCATCTGTCGCGGCTCGCCGAGGAGATCATCATCTGGTCGACGCCGCAATTCGGCTTCGTCCGGCTCTCGGATTCCTTCTCCACCGGCTCCTCGATCATGCCGCAGAAGAAGAACCCGGACGCCGCCGAGCTGGTGCGCGGCAAGACCGGCCGCATCAACGGCCACCTCGTTGGCCTGCTGACGGTGATGAAGGGGATGCCGCTGACCTACGGCAAGGACATGCAGGAGGACAAGGAATCGGTCTTCGACGCCGCCGAGACGCTCGACCTGATGCTGGCCGCCACCACCGGCATGGTGCGCGACATGACCGTGAACGCCGCCGCCATGAAGAAGGCGGCCGGCGCCGGCCACGCCACCGCGACCGACCTTGCCGACTGGCTGGTGCGCAATCTGAGCCTCCCTTTCCGCGAGGCCCACCACGTCACCGGTCGCGCCGTCGCGCTTGCCGAGGAGAAGAAGGTCGGCCTGGAGAAGCTTTCGCTGGAGGACCTGCGCTCGATCCATCCTGGCATCACCGAGGGCATCTTCTCGGTGCTCGCCGTGCAGAATTCGGTGAAGAGCCGCGTCAGTTTCGGCGGCACCGCGCCGTCCGAGGTGAAGAAGCAGATCCGCTACTGGAAAAAGCGGCTCGCCAAGGCGTAA
- a CDS encoding TlpA disulfide reductase family protein: protein MADGNKFFPAPRLILAALVAGVLAGAVAVYVNESGSGNNAPPQAAASTDGKDDVACKAKAEHAKQVAAKAVGQVAALQPADPPQSLKSLAFNGPDGKPMTIADHAGKTVLLNLWATWCAPCRAEMPALDALQKEKGGNAFEVVAVNVDTGDDAKPKKFLKEIGVETLGYYRDPTIALFNEVKTRGLALGLPVTMLIDGEGCLIAHMNGPAEWSSPDAKRLVEAAVGPSG, encoded by the coding sequence ATGGCAGACGGCAATAAATTCTTCCCGGCCCCGCGCCTCATCCTCGCCGCCCTGGTGGCGGGCGTGCTGGCCGGCGCGGTCGCGGTATATGTCAACGAGAGCGGTTCTGGCAACAACGCCCCGCCCCAGGCCGCCGCGAGTACCGACGGCAAGGACGACGTCGCCTGCAAGGCCAAGGCCGAGCATGCCAAGCAGGTCGCGGCAAAGGCGGTCGGCCAGGTGGCGGCACTGCAGCCGGCGGACCCGCCGCAATCGCTGAAGAGCCTTGCCTTCAACGGCCCCGACGGCAAGCCGATGACCATCGCCGACCATGCCGGCAAGACCGTGCTGCTCAATCTCTGGGCGACCTGGTGCGCGCCCTGCCGCGCCGAAATGCCTGCGCTCGATGCGCTGCAGAAGGAAAAGGGCGGCAACGCCTTCGAGGTCGTGGCGGTCAATGTCGACACCGGCGACGACGCCAAGCCGAAGAAATTCCTCAAGGAGATCGGCGTCGAGACGCTCGGCTATTACCGGGACCCGACGATAGCTCTGTTCAACGAGGTCAAGACGCGCGGGCTGGCGCTGGGTTTGCCCGTCACCATGCTGATCGACGGCGAAGGCTGCCTGATCGCACATATGAACGGCCCGGCGGAATGGTCGAGCCCCGACGCCAAGCGGCTGGTGGAAGCAGCGGTCGGCCCGTCAGGCTGA
- a CDS encoding EAL domain-containing protein has product MLTVYNCIVHEHDLRLVVLAALICGISSFSAVNLLRHVQQSTSRNRYAWLLIAATATGFGIWATHFIAMVAFTPGIPNAYNAELSALSLAASVTLTAAGMWIATMRGGIDHYLVGGAVIGAGIAAMHYTGMAAFEVQGRIVWDQLLVALSLVAGITLAALSLLVVLRRPSTLTTIAAAVLLTLAICTLHFIAMGAVSIYPDSSIEISKFTIAPMSQAFAAAAASLVILVLSAAALRIDLRFRRHRVEAERMHGLANAAVEGLIVCDGSRIVSANDSIAALSGIAAGTLNTMTLGDLFGERIASSIAGGHGQAQEAELRGQDGARIPVELIARSIDYCGKPHDVVAVRDIRERKKAEQEIIRLAHFDPLTGLANRRSFAGRLEAEIAAAGGNGKGGQLALMLLDLDRFKEVNDLFGHAAGDAVLQRVAQCASSVLRPGQMLARLGGDEFAIIAPNLPDPQAAGRIAEAVLSKLRQENQLSPGGELVSASIGIALYPLDADEQAALVSHADTALYRAKAEGKDTYRYFEASMGVETRDRRAMEHDLRQAVARGEFRLVYQPQKEISSGKMIGFEALIRWHHPERGNIPPSVFIPVAEDSGGIAQIGEWVLATACEEAVRWKNPLTIAVNVSAVQLHNPNFSRKVHEILLRTGLAPDRLELEVTETALIKDMPRALATLRQVKALGVRVAMDDFGTGYSSLSNLRAFPFDKIKIDGSFIKSVDRNGQVAAIVRAVLGLGRGLGLPVLAEGVETLDELRFLDAEDCEIGQGYYLGRPGPIETFSELTGVPAPAANDRVASRGGSILMLEPAAASRSA; this is encoded by the coding sequence ATGTTGACCGTCTATAATTGCATCGTGCACGAGCACGATCTGAGGTTGGTTGTACTTGCCGCGCTCATCTGCGGAATTTCGTCTTTCTCGGCGGTCAATCTTCTTCGCCATGTCCAGCAGTCGACCAGTCGAAATCGCTATGCCTGGCTGTTGATTGCGGCCACGGCTACCGGATTCGGCATCTGGGCGACGCATTTCATCGCCATGGTCGCTTTCACACCGGGAATACCCAACGCCTATAACGCGGAGCTTTCCGCGCTGTCGCTGGCCGCCTCCGTCACCCTGACGGCGGCGGGAATGTGGATCGCCACCATGCGCGGCGGCATCGATCACTACCTTGTCGGCGGCGCCGTGATCGGCGCCGGCATCGCCGCGATGCATTATACCGGCATGGCCGCGTTCGAGGTCCAGGGCAGGATCGTCTGGGACCAGCTGCTCGTCGCGCTTTCGCTGGTGGCGGGCATCACGCTTGCCGCGCTTTCGCTGCTCGTCGTGCTGCGCCGCCCGTCGACGCTGACGACGATCGCCGCAGCTGTCCTTTTGACGCTGGCGATCTGCACGCTGCATTTCATCGCCATGGGCGCGGTGTCGATCTACCCGGATTCCTCGATTGAGATCTCGAAATTCACGATCGCGCCGATGTCGCAGGCCTTCGCCGCCGCTGCGGCGAGCCTGGTCATCCTGGTGCTCTCGGCCGCCGCGCTGCGCATCGATCTGCGCTTCCGCCGCCACCGCGTCGAGGCCGAGCGCATGCACGGCCTGGCGAACGCCGCGGTGGAAGGGCTGATCGTCTGCGACGGCAGCCGCATCGTCAGCGCCAACGACAGCATCGCGGCGCTGAGCGGCATCGCCGCCGGTACGCTGAACACGATGACGCTTGGCGATCTCTTCGGCGAGCGGATCGCCTCGAGCATCGCTGGCGGCCACGGCCAGGCGCAGGAAGCCGAGCTGCGCGGCCAGGATGGCGCCCGGATCCCCGTCGAGCTGATCGCCCGCAGCATCGACTATTGCGGCAAGCCTCACGACGTCGTCGCCGTGCGCGACATCCGCGAGCGCAAGAAGGCCGAACAGGAGATCATTCGCCTCGCCCATTTCGACCCGCTGACCGGGCTTGCCAATCGCCGCAGCTTCGCCGGCCGGCTCGAAGCCGAGATCGCCGCGGCGGGCGGAAACGGCAAGGGCGGGCAGCTCGCGCTCATGCTTCTCGACCTCGACCGGTTCAAGGAAGTGAACGACCTTTTCGGTCACGCCGCCGGGGACGCCGTGCTGCAAAGAGTGGCGCAATGCGCTTCGAGCGTGCTCCGCCCCGGGCAGATGCTCGCCCGCCTCGGCGGCGACGAGTTCGCCATCATCGCCCCGAATCTTCCCGACCCGCAGGCAGCCGGCCGGATCGCCGAGGCGGTGCTTTCCAAATTGCGTCAGGAGAACCAACTGTCACCCGGCGGCGAGCTGGTGTCGGCCAGCATCGGCATCGCCCTTTACCCGCTCGACGCCGACGAGCAGGCGGCGCTGGTCAGCCATGCCGACACCGCGCTCTACCGCGCCAAGGCCGAGGGCAAGGACACCTACCGCTATTTCGAGGCCTCGATGGGCGTGGAGACCCGCGACCGGCGCGCCATGGAGCACGACCTGCGCCAGGCGGTCGCGCGCGGCGAGTTCCGGCTGGTCTATCAGCCGCAGAAGGAGATCAGCAGCGGCAAGATGATCGGTTTCGAAGCCTTGATCCGCTGGCATCATCCCGAACGCGGCAATATCCCGCCGTCGGTTTTCATTCCTGTGGCCGAGGACAGCGGCGGCATCGCCCAGATCGGCGAATGGGTGCTGGCGACGGCTTGCGAGGAAGCCGTCCGCTGGAAAAATCCGCTGACGATCGCCGTCAACGTCTCGGCGGTGCAGCTCCATAACCCGAATTTCAGCCGCAAGGTGCACGAGATCCTCCTGCGCACCGGGCTGGCGCCCGACCGGCTCGAGCTCGAAGTGACCGAGACGGCGCTCATCAAGGACATGCCACGGGCGCTGGCCACCTTGCGGCAGGTCAAGGCGCTCGGTGTCCGCGTCGCGATGGACGATTTTGGAACCGGCTATTCGTCCCTGTCCAACCTGCGCGCCTTCCCCTTCGACAAGATCAAGATCGATGGTTCCTTCATCAAATCGGTCGACCGCAACGGTCAGGTCGCGGCCATCGTGCGTGCGGTGCTTGGCCTGGGGCGAGGCCTCGGCCTGCCGGTCCTGGCCGAAGGCGTCGAGACGCTGGACGAACTGCGCTTCCTCGACGCCGAGGACTGCGAGATCGGCCAGGGATACTATCTCGGCAGGCCCGGCCCGATCGAAACCTTCAGCGAACTGACCGGCGTGCCGGCGCCGGCGGCCAACGATCGCGTCGCATCGCGCGGCGGCAGCATCCTCATGCTGGAGCCGGCCGCGGCATCGCGCTCAGCCTGA
- a CDS encoding endonuclease/exonuclease/phosphatase family protein, with protein MLVPRLTHVPMAERQAMREGPRDSATHMRHAAAIPALGEIEIGGRTSRDGAGESLTVMAWNVERLRHVQAIAETIAAQAPDVVLLTEVDKGMARSGNGHPLSLLADRLGHAFAYGVEFVELGTGNETEQSAAGEARNEEGFHGNAVTSAVPLRRPMLIRLDAAGGWFRLERGQPRIGGRMAIGGQVLLGERRVTVVSVHLENRIDPAGRADQTRHLLDAVDKYDADAPVLIGGDFNTLTATHEERHDDPAAWRARIAAEPDRLIDVERREPLFQLLAERGYRWRDANTLDRPTQRRAAGDPTPVGRIDWFFTRGLAASKPATLPALLPDGSPTADHDALVVTVRVE; from the coding sequence ATGCTTGTCCCGCGATTGACCCATGTGCCGATGGCCGAACGCCAGGCGATGCGGGAAGGTCCGCGCGACAGCGCCACCCATATGCGTCACGCCGCGGCCATTCCGGCATTGGGCGAGATCGAGATCGGCGGCAGGACGTCCCGCGACGGCGCCGGTGAAAGCCTGACGGTGATGGCCTGGAATGTGGAGCGGCTTCGCCATGTCCAAGCGATCGCTGAGACGATCGCCGCCCAGGCGCCGGACGTGGTGCTGCTGACGGAGGTCGACAAGGGCATGGCCCGCTCCGGCAACGGTCATCCGTTGAGCCTGCTTGCCGATCGGCTCGGCCATGCCTTTGCCTATGGCGTCGAGTTCGTCGAGCTGGGCACCGGCAACGAGACGGAGCAGTCGGCGGCCGGCGAAGCCCGCAATGAGGAAGGCTTCCACGGCAACGCCGTGACCAGCGCCGTGCCGCTCAGGCGCCCAATGCTCATTCGCCTGGATGCCGCCGGCGGCTGGTTCCGGCTCGAACGCGGCCAGCCGCGCATCGGTGGACGCATGGCGATCGGCGGCCAGGTGCTGCTCGGCGAGCGCCGGGTGACCGTCGTCTCGGTGCATCTCGAAAACCGCATCGATCCCGCCGGACGTGCGGACCAGACACGCCACCTCCTCGACGCCGTCGACAAATATGATGCGGATGCGCCGGTGCTGATTGGCGGCGATTTCAACACGCTGACCGCGACCCATGAGGAACGGCACGACGACCCGGCCGCATGGCGCGCGCGGATCGCCGCCGAGCCCGACCGGCTGATCGACGTCGAGCGCCGCGAACCGCTGTTCCAGCTGCTTGCCGAACGCGGTTACCGCTGGCGCGATGCCAACACGCTCGACCGGCCGACCCAGCGCCGAGCAGCAGGCGATCCGACGCCGGTCGGCCGCATCGACTGGTTCTTCACCCGCGGCCTTGCGGCCTCCAAGCCGGCCACTTTGCCGGCGCTGTTGCCCGACGGCAGCCCGACCGCCGATCACGACGCGCTCGTGGTGACGGTGCGCGTTGAATGA
- a CDS encoding extracellular solute-binding protein: MTIIKRGLAALAAGALSSALAAPASAEPVKFDFWFGLSGDLARVVDTLCKNFNASQSDYEVVCTSQGNYDATLQNTIAAFRAGKQPTVVQVYDVGTATMMLSGAYKPADKLMEENGYKIDYSDYFPGIARYYATSKGEMLSFPFNSSTALMYWNKDAFAKIGKTEAPKTWEDVGADLKALKDAGYDCPMAINISGNESWQLMEQFSAIHNQPIATKNNGYDGLDARLEVNKTKFVQYVTDLKKWYDAGLIKIKSKDLGQDMVQAFATGTCQVIMSSVGDHGTVGKTKKEGMNWDVAELPVYAGTERKNSLVGGASLWVLSGKSDAEYKGAAAFLNFIHDPKTALFWSTNTGYIPVTKSGFEYMKSSGFYDKAPYKGREVAIASLTASEPTEITRGIRLGNFTQIRAEFGTQMQAIFANKESVQDGIDALVKNGDAILDRFQQTYPNKTLP, from the coding sequence ATGACCATCATCAAGCGGGGCCTCGCTGCCCTTGCCGCCGGCGCGCTCAGCTCCGCGCTTGCGGCACCTGCCTCCGCAGAGCCGGTGAAATTCGATTTCTGGTTCGGCCTGTCGGGCGATCTCGCGCGCGTCGTCGACACGCTGTGCAAGAACTTCAACGCCTCGCAGTCCGACTATGAAGTGGTCTGCACCAGCCAGGGCAATTACGACGCCACGCTGCAGAACACGATCGCCGCCTTCCGCGCCGGCAAGCAGCCCACCGTCGTCCAGGTCTATGACGTCGGCACCGCCACCATGATGCTGTCGGGCGCCTACAAGCCCGCAGACAAGCTGATGGAGGAAAACGGCTACAAGATCGACTACAGCGACTATTTCCCCGGCATCGCCCGCTACTACGCGACGTCGAAGGGCGAGATGCTGTCCTTCCCGTTCAACTCCTCGACGGCGCTGATGTACTGGAACAAGGACGCCTTCGCCAAGATCGGCAAGACCGAGGCGCCGAAGACCTGGGAAGACGTCGGCGCGGACCTCAAGGCGCTGAAGGACGCCGGCTATGATTGCCCGATGGCGATCAACATCTCCGGAAATGAAAGCTGGCAGCTGATGGAGCAGTTCTCGGCCATCCACAACCAGCCGATCGCCACCAAGAACAACGGCTATGACGGCCTCGACGCCCGCCTGGAGGTGAACAAGACCAAGTTCGTCCAGTACGTCACGGACCTGAAGAAGTGGTATGACGCCGGCCTGATCAAGATCAAGTCGAAGGATCTCGGCCAGGACATGGTGCAGGCCTTCGCCACCGGCACCTGCCAGGTCATCATGAGCTCGGTCGGCGACCACGGCACGGTCGGCAAGACCAAGAAGGAAGGCATGAACTGGGATGTCGCCGAGCTGCCGGTCTATGCCGGCACCGAGCGCAAGAACTCGCTGGTCGGCGGCGCTTCGCTGTGGGTGCTGTCCGGCAAGTCGGACGCCGAATACAAGGGCGCGGCCGCCTTCCTCAACTTCATCCACGACCCCAAGACCGCCTTGTTCTGGTCGACCAATACCGGCTACATTCCGGTGACGAAGTCGGGCTTCGAGTACATGAAGTCCAGCGGTTTCTACGACAAGGCGCCCTATAAGGGCCGTGAGGTGGCGATCGCCAGCCTCACCGCCTCGGAGCCGACCGAGATCACGCGCGGCATCCGGCTCGGCAACTTCACCCAGATCCGCGCCGAGTTCGGCACACAGATGCAGGCGATCTTCGCCAACAAGGAAAGCGTGCAGGACGGCATCGACGCGCTGGTCAAGAACGGCGACGCCATCCTCGACCGCTTCCAGCAGACCTACCCGAACAAGACGCTGCCCTGA
- a CDS encoding sugar ABC transporter permease, which produces MEKRVTFGRWTIGILFAVPQLILIFTFFYWPAGQAVYWSLTLQQPWGGGNIWVGLDNFRSILANADYWNSITASLTFAAISTGLAMVIALVLATLTDRQLAGSRLYRVVLIWPYGIAAPALALAFRFILAPEAGFMAAVNKFWPGFWDPGLDGADAMASVIIAFSWKYVGYNFIFFLAALQAIPRSLIEAAAMDGSGVVRRFWDIQFPLITPTIFFLLVINITESFQDSFGIVDIMTSGGPANATNLMVYKIYSDGFRGLDYSGAAAQSIILMLLIILLTIVQFRFIERRVHYR; this is translated from the coding sequence ATGGAAAAACGCGTCACTTTCGGTAGATGGACGATCGGCATTCTGTTCGCGGTGCCGCAGCTGATCCTGATCTTCACCTTCTTCTATTGGCCGGCCGGGCAGGCGGTCTACTGGTCGCTGACGCTGCAGCAGCCCTGGGGCGGCGGCAACATCTGGGTCGGGCTCGACAATTTCCGCTCGATCCTCGCCAATGCCGATTACTGGAACTCGATCACCGCCAGCCTGACCTTTGCTGCAATCAGCACCGGCCTTGCGATGGTCATCGCGCTGGTGCTCGCCACCTTGACCGACCGGCAGCTTGCCGGCTCACGTCTCTACCGCGTCGTGCTGATCTGGCCCTACGGCATCGCAGCGCCAGCGCTGGCGCTGGCGTTCCGCTTCATCCTGGCCCCGGAAGCCGGTTTCATGGCCGCCGTCAACAAGTTCTGGCCGGGCTTCTGGGATCCCGGCCTCGACGGCGCCGACGCCATGGCCTCCGTCATCATCGCGTTCTCCTGGAAATATGTCGGCTACAATTTCATCTTCTTCCTCGCCGCGCTGCAGGCGATCCCGCGCTCGCTGATCGAAGCAGCGGCGATGGACGGTTCGGGTGTCGTCCGGCGCTTCTGGGACATCCAGTTTCCGCTGATCACGCCGACGATCTTCTTCCTCCTGGTCATCAACATCACCGAGAGCTTCCAGGATTCCTTCGGCATCGTCGACATCATGACCTCCGGCGGTCCGGCGAACGCGACCAACCTGATGGTCTACAAGATCTATTCCGACGGCTTCAGAGGTCTCGATTATTCCGGCGCGGCAGCACAGAGCATTATCCTGATGCTGCTTATCATCCTGCTGACCATCGTCCAGTTCCGCTTCATCGAGCGGCGCGTGCATTATCGCTGA